In the genome of Zootoca vivipara chromosome 6, rZooViv1.1, whole genome shotgun sequence, the window catatCACACCTTCATTCTTCCCATTTGTCAATACCAGTCTCTTAGCTACCATTAACCCTGTCCTCTTTCTGCCTATCAGGTGTCTGGACTTGCCAAGCCATCTCCTGGAAAGAGGAGCTGCGGCAGTGAGAAAATGTGGTTGCTGGAGAAAATCCGTGGCTCGGTGGAGAACGGCAGCTCCCGGGGCAACGGCGACTCCGGGGATAAGCAGTCCAAGGGGCCTCTGTACAGCAATGTCCTGACGCCGGATAAGATCCCGGATTTCTTCATCCCACCCAAACTCCCGATGGTGCCCCCGGAAGCAGAGGGGGCGGAAGGGAAAGCAAAGCCCAACCTGGGCATGTCAGCCTCGGAGCAGAACCTCTCGGCCCGCAAGCCACAGCGCAGCCCGCGCTTGCCAGCAAAAGCCGCCTCGGAGAGCAAGAATCTCCTGAAGGCCGCCAGCCGCCACATCATCCAGATTGAGAGCGCGGACGAATGGGCGTCCGAGGAGGACTTCAGCACCAATGCGGACCCCCAGTCGCAGACGGCCATGTCCCTGCCGTACGTGCCCAAGGCCCAGACGTCGTACGGCTTTGCGACGCTCATGGAGAGCCCCCACACTCGCCGCAAGGAGTCCCTCTTCCACAGCGAGCACACCAGCCTGTGCCCGTCGCAGTCGACCTCTCCCAGCTCCCAGCGGAGGTCCCCCTCGGGAGGGAGCAAGACGAACGGCGAGGGCGGCCACCTCAACCCTTCAGACATCGGCATGTCCCTCATGAACCCCTACCGCTACTTCAGCGGCGGCGAAAGCGACACGTGCTCCTCGGCCGAGTCGTCGCCGTTCGGCTCCCCCTTGCTCTCACGCTCTGTGTCGCTCCTCAAGATCTTCAGCCAGGAGAGCCA includes:
- the C2CD4C gene encoding C2 calcium-dependent domain-containing protein 4C, coding for MWLLEKIRGSVENGSSRGNGDSGDKQSKGPLYSNVLTPDKIPDFFIPPKLPMVPPEAEGAEGKAKPNLGMSASEQNLSARKPQRSPRLPAKAASESKNLLKAASRHIIQIESADEWASEEDFSTNADPQSQTAMSLPYVPKAQTSYGFATLMESPHTRRKESLFHSEHTSLCPSQSTSPSSQRRSPSGGSKTNGEGGHLNPSDIGMSLMNPYRYFSGGESDTCSSAESSPFGSPLLSRSVSLLKIFSQESQSKVIKLKHSVARNSSLSTDDSSADTSPSMQRRQRSASPSTGGAGGGSAQQSAAPADQPERLHKEHIIPLSKGGSMRLAAEYNPSSARLRVRVVTAEDLYDKHCDARSINCCVALYLNPGKLQKQRSTIIKNSRYPVFNEDFFFDGLGAGNVKKMSLKVKVLNKGGSLKRDTLMGEKELPLTSLLPFS